The Anolis carolinensis isolate JA03-04 chromosome 2, rAnoCar3.1.pri, whole genome shotgun sequence genome has a window encoding:
- the lrrc19 gene encoding leucine-rich repeat-containing protein 19 isoform X1, producing the protein MKLPWLLILNTTLFVHSVVTENQNISPTVKSMKSAKSNFSLPSDQNKNISVLHLNYRNITLNKNEITFLHKHIDTIELYLSNNTIAVLRNCSFDGLSKLAILDLSNNSIAIVEQAAFSGLNKLTALYLQNNKIEQIEPNTFALLGSLKILNLQNNYLAYLDIKIPLSLNRIALSANPWSCSCDLFRFQNWLNNTNATMENENNTVCSSPKSLKNNPIKSAFLPNCQKREITEATSISSASIVSSNNTELAAYNGTDKKSLSSDFKPPGKSWTFLMGVLVFIVGTTLLIVIVIKSPAWYRYLISYNHSRLDEDEPEMFEETFTSHISTLPQMPDVNEQESVVVYEQFHTFVPEDDEYIEDKYIDS; encoded by the exons ATGAAGCTTCCTTGGCTCTTGATACTGAACACAACTCTTTTTGTACATTCAGTTGTTACTGAAAACCAAAATATTTCTCCAACG GTCAAGAGCATGAAATCTGCAAAATCtaatttctctctcccttctgatcaaaacaaaaacatatctgTATTACATCTCAATTATAGAAACATTACTCTAAATAAGAATGAAATAACATTCCTTCACAAGCATATTGATACCATAGAACTATACTTGAGCAATAACACCATTGCTGTTCTACGTAATTGCAGCTTTGATGGGCTTTCAAAACTAGCAATTCTGGATCTCAGTAATAATTCTATTGCAATAGTAGAGCAAGCAGCATTTTCTGGTTTAAACAAACTAACAGCATTGTATCTTCAGAATAATAAAATTGAACAAATTGAGCCTAATACTTTTGCATTACTAGGGAGCTTGAAGATCTTGAATCTACAAAATAACTACCTGGCCTATTTGGATATTAAAATACCACTTAGTTTAAACAGGATTGCATTAAGTGCAAACCCATGGAGTTGTTCATGTGACctcttcagatttcagaattggCTGAATAACACCAATGCAACTATGG AAAATGAGAACAATACCGTGTGCTCTTCCCCAAAGAGTTTGAAAAATAATCCTATCAAAAGCGCATTTCTACCAAACTGCCAGAAAAGAGAGATAACCGAAGCAACTTCCATATCTTCTGCTTCTATTGTTTCAAGCAATAATACTGAATTGGCTGCATATAATGGTACCGATAAAAAGTCATTATCTTCAG ATTTTAAGCCTCCTGGGAAAAGCTGGACCTTTTTGATGGGTGTCCTAGTATTCATTGTTGGCACAACGTTATTGATAGTTATTGTCATCAAGTCTCCAGCATGGTACCGATATTTGATTAGCTATAATCACAGCCGACTGGATGAGGATGAACCCGAGATGTTTGAAGAAACATTCACGTCTCATATTTCTACACTCCCACAGATGCCAGATGTCAATGAACAAGAATCTGTAGTAGTTTATGAGCAATTTCACACATTTGTTCCCGAAGATGATGAATATATTGAAGACAAATACATTGATTCATGA
- the lrrc19 gene encoding leucine-rich repeat-containing protein 19 isoform X2: MKLPWLLILNTTLFVHSVVTENQNISPTVKSMKSAKSNFSLPSDQNKNISVLHLNYRNITLNKNEITFLHKHIDTIELYLSNNTIAVLRNCSFDGLSKLAILDLSNNSIAIVEQAAFSGLNKLTALYLQNNKIEQIEPNTFALLGSLKILNLQNNYLAYLDIKIPLSLNRIALSANPWSCSCDLFRFQNWLNNTNATMENENNTVCSSPKSLKNNPIKSAFLPNCQKREITEATSISSASIVSSNNTELAAYNGTDKKSLSSGSAKVTNKTDTGSLFLD; this comes from the exons ATGAAGCTTCCTTGGCTCTTGATACTGAACACAACTCTTTTTGTACATTCAGTTGTTACTGAAAACCAAAATATTTCTCCAACG GTCAAGAGCATGAAATCTGCAAAATCtaatttctctctcccttctgatcaaaacaaaaacatatctgTATTACATCTCAATTATAGAAACATTACTCTAAATAAGAATGAAATAACATTCCTTCACAAGCATATTGATACCATAGAACTATACTTGAGCAATAACACCATTGCTGTTCTACGTAATTGCAGCTTTGATGGGCTTTCAAAACTAGCAATTCTGGATCTCAGTAATAATTCTATTGCAATAGTAGAGCAAGCAGCATTTTCTGGTTTAAACAAACTAACAGCATTGTATCTTCAGAATAATAAAATTGAACAAATTGAGCCTAATACTTTTGCATTACTAGGGAGCTTGAAGATCTTGAATCTACAAAATAACTACCTGGCCTATTTGGATATTAAAATACCACTTAGTTTAAACAGGATTGCATTAAGTGCAAACCCATGGAGTTGTTCATGTGACctcttcagatttcagaattggCTGAATAACACCAATGCAACTATGG AAAATGAGAACAATACCGTGTGCTCTTCCCCAAAGAGTTTGAAAAATAATCCTATCAAAAGCGCATTTCTACCAAACTGCCAGAAAAGAGAGATAACCGAAGCAACTTCCATATCTTCTGCTTCTATTGTTTCAAGCAATAATACTGAATTGGCTGCATATAATGGTACCGATAAAAAGTCATTATCTTCAG GCAGTGCCAAAGTTACGAACAAGACAGATACTGGAAGTTTGTTCTTAGATTGA